A single region of the Kineosporiaceae bacterium SCSIO 59966 genome encodes:
- a CDS encoding IS256 family transposase, with product MTAGPSIDPAEFLHEHLAQASPDLMRELLTTFVNALLSADADAVCGAAYGTRSAARTTSRNGYRHRGLDTRVGTLDVAIPKLRAGTYYPDWLLERRRRAEAALTSVVATCYLLGVSTRRMDTLVQSLGITGLSRSQVSVMARDLDAHVADFRTRPLDAGPYTFVAADALTMKVREGGRVRNVAVLVATGVNADGHREVLGVQVATGETHAGWLGIFGDLAARGLTGVALVTSDAHAGLVEAIAATLPGASWQRCRTHYAANLMAACPKGAWPGVKAMLHSVYDQPDAAAVHAQFDKLLDTVANQLPAVHDHLDAARADILAFTAFPREVWRQIWSNNPTERLNREIRRRTDVVGIFPDRDAIIRLVGAVLAEQHDERTEGRRYLGLDVLARSRITLIPGDTTHTGESDLHDAQEALTA from the coding sequence ATGACCGCTGGACCCAGTATCGACCCTGCCGAGTTCTTGCACGAGCACCTGGCGCAGGCCTCGCCGGACTTGATGCGCGAGCTGCTCACCACCTTTGTGAACGCGCTGCTCAGCGCGGACGCGGACGCCGTGTGCGGCGCCGCCTACGGCACCCGCTCGGCGGCGCGGACCACCTCCCGCAACGGCTACCGGCACCGGGGCCTGGACACCCGGGTCGGCACGCTGGACGTGGCGATCCCCAAGCTGCGCGCCGGGACGTACTACCCGGACTGGCTGCTCGAGCGTCGCCGCCGCGCCGAGGCGGCGCTCACCTCCGTGGTGGCGACCTGCTACCTGCTCGGCGTGTCCACCCGACGGATGGACACGCTGGTCCAGTCCCTGGGCATCACCGGGCTGTCCAGGTCCCAGGTCAGCGTGATGGCCCGCGACCTCGACGCGCACGTCGCGGACTTCCGCACCCGGCCGCTGGACGCCGGCCCGTACACGTTCGTGGCCGCCGACGCCCTGACGATGAAGGTCCGCGAGGGCGGCCGCGTCCGGAACGTCGCGGTGCTGGTGGCCACCGGGGTGAACGCCGACGGGCACCGCGAGGTGCTCGGCGTGCAGGTGGCCACCGGGGAGACCCACGCCGGCTGGCTGGGCATCTTCGGCGACCTGGCCGCCCGCGGCCTGACCGGGGTCGCCCTGGTCACCTCCGACGCCCACGCCGGCCTGGTCGAGGCGATCGCCGCCACCCTGCCCGGCGCGTCCTGGCAGCGCTGCCGCACCCACTACGCCGCCAACCTGATGGCCGCCTGCCCCAAGGGCGCCTGGCCCGGGGTCAAGGCAATGCTGCACAGCGTCTACGACCAGCCCGACGCGGCCGCCGTGCACGCCCAGTTCGACAAGCTGCTGGACACCGTCGCCAACCAGCTGCCGGCCGTACACGACCACCTCGACGCCGCCCGCGCCGACATCCTGGCCTTCACCGCCTTCCCCCGCGAGGTGTGGCGCCAGATCTGGTCGAACAACCCCACCGAGCGCCTCAACCGCGAGATCCGCCGCCGCACCGATGTCGTCGGGATCTTCCCCGACCGCGACGCCATCATCCGCCTGGTCGGCGCAGTCCTCGCCGAGCAGCACGACGAACGGACCGAAGGACGCCGCTACCTCGGCCTCGACGTCCTAGCCCGCAGCCGCATCACCCTCATCCCCGGCGACACCACCCACACCGGCGAAAGCGATCTCCACGACGCCCAGGAGGCCCTCACCGCCTAA
- a CDS encoding ATP-binding protein, protein MTEFIPGVGAGSLLRSELLADGRSTRIGAIHQIDYSQAVVLTHDRWKFDAGGIPQFSFLLATAQDVNDPRVDDDEVLLLRVEGTAPLSLERDLHAVREESLRTALSNNQDPSPSAVLDAELDPFTKNRVSFTGVRCKILGTFYEDDMDGQKVLEFGADVDNFYATSTYRVLKPIGDGLATIASYLKPTGRPVERVRIGAVRYSATRRRAKTSKQADAAVEVNIRDFIGNKTALLGMTRMGKSNTAKIIIARTFVVSERQRATGGHPIGQLIFDPQGEYANPNTQDGTEIAAIGANHVRIFKFGADGTQPHVKPLNINFFSENQIDAVQGLISDTLSGDESGYVKDFAGTSYADVPGDRSATTHAQRARLVLYGALMRAGFAVPTNFRVPINIGSTFQQKIVARLGRNPFKRAGGSANLVTVAAADVEDVVDKIVELRDAGDADATDFTKDVRWKSVEPIFTTRSGNRRVRGWRNLNPLRPFHSPATRNDPAIEIYGELVRGRIVIVDLHVGAEAVTKALSESITRRLLFKQTEVFTSGQEPPHIQVMLEEAHNLFSSDRYKDDLDVWVKLAKEASKLNLGMTYATQEVSGVAHQVKANTANWVVAHLNNTTEVRELAKFYDFGAFSDAIIASEDRGYVRLKTLSSPYIVPVQIDRYDIALVNEARAAAGDPPLTLNGTAP, encoded by the coding sequence ATGACTGAGTTTATCCCTGGCGTCGGCGCCGGATCGTTACTCCGTTCGGAGTTGCTTGCAGACGGTCGGTCGACGCGGATCGGTGCGATTCACCAGATCGACTACAGTCAAGCCGTCGTGCTGACACATGACCGCTGGAAATTCGACGCCGGCGGAATTCCGCAATTCTCGTTCCTGCTTGCGACCGCGCAGGACGTCAACGATCCTCGCGTCGACGACGACGAGGTGCTGCTTCTGCGTGTCGAGGGCACGGCACCATTGTCGCTTGAACGCGACCTACACGCCGTGCGCGAGGAGTCCCTGCGCACAGCTCTCTCGAACAACCAGGACCCATCGCCGTCCGCTGTGCTCGATGCGGAACTCGACCCGTTCACCAAGAACCGAGTTTCGTTTACCGGCGTACGGTGCAAAATCCTCGGCACCTTCTATGAAGACGACATGGACGGGCAGAAGGTGCTTGAGTTCGGTGCCGACGTGGACAACTTCTATGCCACGTCCACATACCGAGTCCTGAAACCGATCGGCGACGGCCTGGCAACGATCGCTTCCTACCTTAAGCCCACCGGGCGCCCCGTGGAACGCGTACGTATCGGCGCGGTGCGGTACTCCGCGACGCGACGGCGAGCCAAGACCTCTAAGCAAGCCGACGCTGCCGTCGAAGTCAACATCCGAGACTTCATCGGCAACAAGACCGCTCTGCTCGGTATGACCCGGATGGGCAAGTCGAATACTGCAAAGATCATCATCGCGCGCACCTTCGTGGTCTCCGAGCGACAGCGTGCCACGGGTGGACACCCCATTGGTCAGCTGATCTTCGATCCGCAGGGAGAGTACGCTAACCCGAACACGCAGGATGGCACCGAGATCGCAGCGATTGGCGCGAACCATGTCCGCATCTTCAAGTTTGGCGCGGACGGTACGCAGCCGCACGTGAAGCCTCTCAATATCAACTTCTTTTCTGAGAACCAGATCGACGCCGTTCAGGGGCTAATTTCCGACACGCTAAGCGGTGATGAGTCCGGCTACGTCAAGGACTTCGCGGGTACGTCCTACGCGGACGTGCCGGGGGACCGCTCCGCAACCACACATGCCCAACGCGCCCGACTTGTTCTCTATGGTGCGCTGATGCGTGCAGGGTTCGCAGTGCCGACAAATTTTCGTGTGCCAATCAACATCGGCAGCACTTTTCAGCAGAAGATCGTCGCCAGACTGGGCCGCAATCCGTTTAAACGGGCCGGAGGTAGTGCCAATCTTGTGACAGTTGCTGCAGCAGACGTCGAGGATGTCGTCGACAAGATCGTGGAGCTTCGTGACGCCGGAGACGCCGACGCGACCGACTTTACGAAGGATGTCCGCTGGAAGAGCGTTGAGCCGATTTTCACGACTCGCAGCGGGAACCGCAGGGTCCGAGGCTGGCGAAACTTGAATCCGTTGCGCCCGTTTCATAGCCCTGCGACACGGAACGACCCTGCGATTGAGATCTACGGGGAGCTGGTCCGAGGTCGCATTGTGATCGTCGATTTGCATGTCGGGGCCGAGGCTGTGACCAAGGCGCTGAGCGAGTCGATTACGCGTCGGCTCCTTTTTAAGCAGACCGAGGTGTTTACGTCGGGACAGGAACCACCGCATATCCAGGTGATGCTTGAGGAGGCTCACAACCTGTTCTCGTCGGACCGGTACAAGGATGACCTCGATGTGTGGGTCAAGCTCGCCAAGGAAGCCAGCAAACTCAACCTCGGCATGACCTACGCGACGCAGGAGGTCTCGGGGGTAGCGCACCAGGTCAAAGCGAATACTGCCAACTGGGTTGTCGCCCATTTGAACAACACAACAGAGGTGCGGGAACTGGCCAAGTTCTACGACTTCGGAGCGTTCTCAGATGCGATCATCGCCTCCGAGGACCGCGGCTACGTGCGACTCAAGACACTGTCCTCACCGTACATCGTCCCCGTCCAGATCGATCGGTACGACATCGCGCTCGTCAACGAAGCACGAGCAGCGGCTGGTGACCCGCCGTTAACGCTGAACGGGACGGCGCCCTGA
- a CDS encoding DUF2795 domain-containing protein encodes MGRNSQHPTGSQPSHDPGTAADEAAAHETQGLVQGGHSSRAEEWRDPQASAEGEPRASWTPGTPEQPGTPAGMTNEDVERRSEIARFLGKDLWPADRDTLVSTARGNGAPDDVVGALSSLPDGTYENVQDVARALGIGTEEGRVGG; translated from the coding sequence ATGGGACGTAACAGCCAGCACCCGACCGGAAGCCAGCCGTCGCACGACCCCGGCACCGCTGCCGACGAGGCCGCCGCCCACGAGACCCAGGGCCTGGTCCAGGGTGGCCACTCCTCCCGGGCCGAGGAGTGGCGTGACCCGCAGGCCTCCGCCGAGGGTGAGCCGCGGGCGTCCTGGACGCCGGGGACCCCGGAGCAGCCCGGGACGCCGGCGGGGATGACGAACGAGGACGTCGAGCGGCGCAGTGAGATCGCCCGGTTCCTCGGCAAGGACCTGTGGCCGGCCGACCGGGACACCCTCGTCTCCACCGCCCGCGGCAACGGCGCTCCGGACGACGTCGTCGGCGCCCTGTCGTCGCTGCCCGACGGGACGTACGAGAACGTCCAGGACGTCGCCAGGGCCCTGGGCATCGGCACCGAGGAGGGCCGAGTCGGAGGCTGA
- a CDS encoding EAL domain-containing protein, with protein sequence MVGDAARELGLDVRRDVPGTLWVSGPGLPRLLELMADRFTAVELREMRLYSGPLPASRDELVSRLLGAPSLEAVVTRSSAAPAVRALHADRFFSYYQPVVRLADEDVVAYEALLRAEQDGQLVPGGDLFTAAESAGWLHALDRIGRESAIDGAAAWLGDRELFVNFNPTSIYRPEVCLRTTERAARRSGIDMDRLVFEVVESHAVADADHLLGILEYYRRMGARVALDDVGAGYSSLTLLAQVRPEVVKLDKALVQALPDAGATAVVRAVTALAHELGAVVVAEGIETEVTRDLVCDLGADLGQGWLFGRPEAAPRLATPRVKDRSGATGTLRRG encoded by the coding sequence ATGGTCGGTGACGCGGCCCGTGAGCTGGGTCTCGACGTCCGTCGTGACGTCCCCGGGACGTTGTGGGTCTCCGGGCCGGGTCTGCCCCGCCTGCTCGAGTTGATGGCGGACCGGTTCACCGCCGTGGAGCTCCGCGAGATGCGGTTGTACAGCGGCCCGCTGCCGGCCAGCCGCGACGAGCTGGTCTCCAGACTGCTCGGTGCCCCGTCGCTGGAGGCAGTGGTCACCCGGTCCAGCGCCGCCCCGGCGGTGCGGGCCCTGCACGCCGACCGGTTCTTCTCCTACTACCAGCCAGTGGTCCGGCTCGCCGACGAGGACGTCGTCGCGTACGAGGCGCTGCTGCGCGCCGAGCAGGACGGCCAGCTCGTCCCCGGCGGGGACCTGTTCACGGCCGCCGAGTCTGCCGGCTGGCTGCACGCCCTGGACCGGATCGGACGTGAGAGCGCCATCGACGGCGCCGCGGCCTGGCTCGGTGACCGCGAGCTCTTCGTCAACTTCAACCCGACGTCCATCTACCGGCCCGAGGTGTGTCTGCGCACCACCGAGCGGGCTGCGCGACGGTCAGGCATCGACATGGACCGGCTGGTCTTCGAGGTCGTGGAGTCCCACGCCGTGGCGGACGCCGACCACCTGCTCGGGATCCTGGAGTACTACCGGAGGATGGGGGCCAGGGTCGCACTGGACGACGTGGGAGCCGGGTACTCGAGCCTCACTCTGCTCGCCCAGGTCCGACCCGAGGTCGTCAAGCTCGACAAGGCGCTGGTCCAGGCGCTGCCGGACGCCGGGGCCACCGCCGTCGTCCGGGCCGTCACCGCCCTCGCCCACGAGCTGGGCGCTGTCGTCGTCGCCGAGGGCATCGAGACGGAGGTGACCAGGGACCTCGTTTGTGACCTCGGCGCCGATCTGGGCCAGGGCTGGCTGTTCGGTCGACCGGAGGCGGCACCGCGGCTGGCCACACCGCGAGTGAAGGATCGGTCCGGGGCGACTGGAACGCTCAGGCGGGGGTGA